From a single Mycolicibacterium mengxianglii genomic region:
- a CDS encoding DUF4233 domain-containing protein — protein sequence MAGTLILEAIVVLLALPVVSAVGGGLTGFSMAYLIGFAVFLILLSGVQGRSWAIWVNLGVQLLLIAGWVVYPGVGFVGLLFAVVWGLIAYLRAEVLRRQRRGLLPGQQRAPE from the coding sequence ATGGCCGGGACATTGATCCTGGAGGCCATCGTGGTCCTGCTTGCGCTGCCGGTGGTCAGTGCGGTCGGCGGAGGGCTCACCGGCTTCTCGATGGCCTACCTGATCGGTTTTGCGGTGTTCCTGATCCTGCTGTCCGGGGTGCAGGGCCGGTCTTGGGCCATCTGGGTCAACCTCGGCGTGCAGCTGTTGCTGATCGCCGGCTGGGTGGTGTACCCGGGGGTCGGTTTCGTCGGCCTGCTCTTCGCCGTCGTGTGGGGGCTGATCGCCTACCTGCGGGCCGAGGTGTTGCGCCGGCAGCGCCGCGGATTGTTGCCCGGCCAGCAGCGCGCGCCGGAATGA
- the ndk gene encoding nucleoside-diphosphate kinase, translating to MTERTLALIKPDGVERHLIGEILSRIERKGLTIAALELKQVSDDLARAHYAEHEGKPFFPSLLEFITSGPVLAAILEGPRAVAAFRQLAGGTDPVEKAVPGTIRGDLGLETQFNLVHGSDSVDSAEREIALWFPNS from the coding sequence GTGACTGAACGGACTTTGGCCCTGATCAAACCTGATGGCGTTGAGCGGCACTTGATCGGAGAGATCCTCAGCCGGATCGAACGAAAAGGACTGACGATCGCGGCGCTGGAGCTCAAGCAGGTCAGCGACGACCTGGCCCGGGCGCACTATGCCGAGCACGAAGGCAAGCCCTTCTTCCCGTCGCTGCTGGAGTTCATCACCTCGGGCCCGGTGCTCGCGGCGATCCTGGAAGGCCCGCGCGCAGTTGCGGCCTTCCGTCAGCTGGCCGGCGGCACCGACCCGGTGGAGAAGGCCGTCCCGGGCACGATCCGCGGGGATCTGGGGCTGGAAACCCAGTTCAACCTGGTGCACGGGTCCGATTCGGTGGATTCCGCCGAGCGCGAGATCGCGCTCTGGTTCCCCAACTCCTGA